A stretch of Paenibacillus peoriae DNA encodes these proteins:
- a CDS encoding Tex family protein — MSNEETKTEIRQEPNEAERQERIVKQVARELSLALKQIRTTISLLDEGNTIPFIARYRKEMTGELDENQLREIEDRVVYLRNLEDRKVEVIRIIDEQGKLTEDLQAAITSAVKLQEVEDLYRPYRQKRKTRASVAKERGLEPLSIWIWSQPKQGDALKEAESYVNAELGVDSAEAAIQGALDILAENIADDAAIRQWVRRYTLDHGMLTSEAKDAEQESVYENYYSYRELAKKMPPHRILAINRGEREGILKVGLEVVPDSIYNYMAGQVIKGSSVVQDLLRSVIEDAYKRLIAPSIEREVRAEMTEKGEQQAISIFAGNLRSLLLQAPIKGRRVLGVDPAYRTGCKLAVVDDTGKLLEVAVTYPTPPNNKKREAAEKFKQLIAQYGIELIVIGNGTASRETEQFVAEVIADIGDSSLAYLIVNEAGASVYSASKLAQEEFPDLDVAERSAASIARRVQDPLAELVKIEPKAIGVGQYQHDVSQKHLDESLKDVVESAVNHVGVDVNTASSALLSYVAGINATIAKNIVKYREENGKFSNRRQLQKVPRLGAKTYEQSVGFIRIPGGENPLDRTPIHPESYAVVDRLLAELAINAHDLGTKAATEALNVSNIDELAAKLEVGVPTLKDILDSLQRPGRDPRDELPLPVFRKDVLKIEDLAPGMELQGTVRNVIDFGAFVDIGIKSDGLVHISQLRSGFVKHPMDVVSVGDNVTVWVLNVDLKKGRVGLTMKPPAEAQSQA, encoded by the coding sequence TTGTCTAACGAGGAAACGAAGACGGAAATCCGGCAGGAGCCGAACGAAGCAGAACGCCAAGAGCGGATTGTCAAACAAGTGGCGAGAGAGCTGTCGCTGGCACTCAAGCAAATCCGGACAACGATCAGTTTGTTGGATGAAGGGAATACAATTCCTTTTATCGCGCGTTATCGTAAGGAAATGACAGGAGAGCTGGATGAAAATCAGCTACGTGAAATTGAAGATCGTGTAGTGTATTTGCGTAATCTGGAGGATCGTAAGGTAGAGGTCATCCGCATTATTGATGAGCAGGGCAAGCTGACGGAAGACCTGCAGGCGGCTATCACCTCTGCGGTTAAACTTCAGGAAGTGGAGGATCTGTACCGTCCGTATCGGCAAAAGCGCAAAACCCGCGCCAGTGTAGCAAAGGAACGGGGACTGGAGCCGCTGTCCATCTGGATCTGGAGCCAGCCGAAGCAGGGCGATGCTCTGAAAGAAGCCGAGTCTTATGTAAATGCGGAACTTGGAGTGGACAGCGCCGAGGCGGCCATCCAAGGAGCCTTGGACATTTTAGCTGAAAATATAGCGGATGATGCGGCTATTCGCCAATGGGTACGCCGATATACGCTGGACCATGGTATGCTGACCTCCGAAGCGAAGGACGCAGAGCAAGAATCCGTGTATGAGAACTACTACAGCTATCGTGAACTCGCTAAGAAAATGCCACCTCACCGTATTCTGGCGATTAATCGCGGGGAGCGGGAAGGCATTCTTAAGGTTGGTCTGGAGGTAGTGCCAGATTCTATTTACAATTACATGGCAGGCCAAGTGATTAAAGGATCGTCTGTCGTGCAAGATCTGCTGCGCAGTGTCATTGAGGATGCGTATAAAAGACTTATCGCGCCGTCTATCGAGCGTGAAGTGCGCGCTGAAATGACGGAGAAGGGCGAGCAGCAGGCGATCTCCATTTTTGCAGGCAACTTGCGCAGCCTGTTGCTACAGGCTCCGATCAAGGGCCGACGTGTGCTCGGTGTCGATCCGGCCTATCGGACAGGCTGCAAGCTGGCGGTTGTCGATGACACCGGCAAGCTGCTCGAAGTGGCTGTGACGTATCCGACACCACCGAACAACAAGAAGCGCGAGGCTGCTGAAAAGTTCAAGCAGCTGATTGCCCAATACGGGATCGAATTGATTGTCATTGGTAACGGAACCGCTTCGCGCGAGACAGAGCAATTCGTAGCGGAAGTCATCGCGGACATTGGTGACAGCAGTCTAGCGTATCTGATCGTCAATGAGGCGGGCGCAAGCGTATACTCTGCCTCCAAGCTGGCACAGGAGGAATTTCCCGATTTAGACGTGGCCGAGCGCAGTGCGGCTTCCATCGCACGTCGTGTGCAGGACCCGCTGGCTGAGCTGGTCAAGATTGAGCCGAAGGCTATTGGTGTAGGCCAATACCAGCATGATGTGTCGCAGAAACATCTGGATGAAAGCTTAAAGGACGTTGTCGAATCAGCCGTTAACCATGTCGGTGTAGATGTGAACACGGCTTCTTCTGCGCTGTTATCCTATGTAGCAGGGATCAATGCGACGATTGCCAAAAACATCGTTAAGTACCGTGAGGAAAACGGTAAATTCAGCAACCGTCGTCAGTTGCAGAAGGTGCCGCGTCTTGGTGCAAAAACCTACGAGCAATCTGTTGGCTTTATCCGTATACCGGGTGGAGAAAATCCGCTGGATCGCACACCGATTCACCCTGAATCCTATGCTGTCGTAGACCGCCTGTTGGCGGAACTGGCCATCAATGCCCACGATCTAGGCACCAAGGCTGCAACGGAAGCACTGAACGTGTCCAACATTGACGAACTAGCTGCGAAGCTGGAAGTCGGCGTGCCGACACTGAAGGATATTCTGGACAGTCTCCAGCGTCCGGGCCGTGACCCGCGTGACGAGCTGCCGTTACCTGTATTCCGCAAGGATGTGCTGAAGATCGAGGATCTGGCACCGGGTATGGAGCTTCAGGGAACCGTCCGCAATGTCATTGATTTTGGCGCGTTTGTCGATATCGGTATTAAAAGTGACGGGTTGGTTCATATTTCACAGCTGCGCAGTGGCTTCGTAAAGCATCCGATGGATGTCGTATCTGTCGGTGATAACGTAACGGTGTGGGTGTTAAATGTTGATTTGAAAAAAGGCAGGGTTGGTCTGACGATGAAACCTCCTGCAGAGGCGCAATCGCAGGCATAA
- a CDS encoding type II toxin-antitoxin system PemK/MazF family toxin translates to MIVKRGDVFFADLSPVVGSEQGGVRPVLIIQNDIGNRFSPTVIVAAITAQIQKAKLPTHVEIDAATHGFDRDSVVLLEQIRTIDKQRLTDKITHLDEETMRKVSDSLQISLGLIDF, encoded by the coding sequence TTGATCGTAAAGCGCGGCGACGTTTTTTTTGCAGACCTTTCACCCGTAGTCGGTTCCGAGCAAGGTGGCGTCAGACCTGTGCTGATCATTCAAAATGATATCGGCAATCGGTTTAGTCCTACCGTGATCGTGGCAGCTATCACCGCTCAGATTCAGAAGGCAAAGCTGCCTACACACGTGGAAATCGACGCGGCGACGCATGGCTTTGATCGTGATTCTGTTGTTCTTCTGGAGCAAATTCGGACGATCGACAAGCAAAGGCTTACCGACAAAATCACCCACTTAGATGAAGAAACTATGCGCAAAGTGAGCGATTCGCTACAAATCAGTCTCGGTTTGATTGATTTTTAG
- a CDS encoding outer membrane lipoprotein-sorting protein produces the protein MRRISWMLAMVMCVTLLLAGCGKKSADDVVKDLSDVVSDLNSYHGTALMTLHTGDTPQEYKVDISYRKPSYYRIAMTNEKKDVTQIVLRNDEGVFVLTPSLNKSFRFKSDWPNNQGQVYLYETLVRSIIGDASRQLATDDKSYVFDVAANYNSHALVRQKIWLSKNDYAPTQVQVSDANAKVVVDLKFDQFAFDTKFDKDSFDMERNMASGKTSTGSAGAPSSGAVDPSGQLDPSGAMDGTTGVTTGEPGQEQGTAGDAVQQPSGEAKVDGTATNDTSKLDKAANAEAQQQTPGTSDAANGTSAGTDAAEAVMGEFGLIEPSYTPAGVQIKDTPELEDNGTHAVMLRYSGTYNYTIVEARPKDRAVALAAGELVDIGGSFAVLTGSEQQTMTWMNDGIEFRITSADLPVSEMIQIAASIQDQSGK, from the coding sequence ATGCGCCGGATTTCATGGATGCTCGCCATGGTCATGTGTGTAACGCTGCTGCTGGCCGGGTGCGGCAAGAAGAGCGCGGACGATGTGGTTAAAGATTTGAGTGACGTGGTGAGCGACCTGAACAGCTACCACGGTACAGCTTTGATGACGCTGCATACCGGCGACACGCCGCAGGAATACAAGGTGGATATTTCCTACCGCAAGCCGTCCTATTACCGAATTGCCATGACGAACGAGAAAAAGGATGTTACGCAAATTGTGCTTCGTAATGATGAGGGTGTATTTGTACTAACACCCAGCCTGAACAAAAGCTTCCGTTTCAAAAGCGACTGGCCAAACAATCAGGGTCAAGTATATTTATATGAAACGTTGGTTCGCAGCATTATCGGCGATGCCTCCCGTCAGTTGGCTACCGACGATAAATCCTATGTGTTTGATGTGGCAGCGAATTACAACAGCCATGCGTTGGTGAGACAAAAGATATGGCTGTCCAAAAATGACTATGCACCCACTCAGGTACAGGTGTCTGATGCGAATGCCAAGGTAGTTGTTGATCTGAAATTCGATCAATTTGCTTTTGATACGAAGTTTGACAAGGACTCTTTTGATATGGAGCGGAATATGGCTTCAGGTAAGACGAGTACAGGTAGCGCAGGGGCGCCATCTTCCGGAGCAGTAGATCCCAGCGGTCAGCTTGATCCTTCCGGTGCGATGGATGGGACGACTGGCGTGACGACTGGCGAACCCGGACAAGAGCAGGGGACAGCAGGGGATGCAGTCCAGCAACCGTCAGGAGAAGCCAAGGTGGACGGTACTGCCACAAACGATACGTCCAAACTGGACAAAGCAGCCAACGCAGAGGCGCAGCAACAAACCCCGGGCACATCGGATGCCGCAAACGGAACGTCAGCGGGAACGGATGCGGCAGAAGCTGTGATGGGTGAGTTCGGCTTGATCGAACCGTCCTACACGCCAGCCGGAGTACAGATCAAGGATACGCCGGAGCTGGAGGATAATGGTACACATGCCGTGATGCTGCGGTATAGTGGAACATATAATTATACCATTGTGGAGGCACGTCCAAAAGATCGGGCGGTCGCACTAGCCGCAGGCGAACTGGTTGATATTGGAGGGAGCTTTGCCGTGCTGACCGGAAGCGAACAGCAGACGATGACCTGGATGAATGACGGAATCGAGTTCAGAATCACCAGTGCTGACCTGCCTGTGAGCGAAATGATACAAATTGCCGCTTCTATACAGGATCAATCGGGTAAATAA
- a CDS encoding CopG family ribbon-helix-helix protein → MANLQNTKRIMISLPDHLLQEVDGIVAMENSNRSEFIRQAMKLYVGERKKRYIREAMQRGYMEMAKINLTMASEAFHAEEDANSTLGRTVSGV, encoded by the coding sequence TTGGCCAATTTGCAGAACACCAAAAGAATAATGATCAGTTTGCCAGATCATCTCTTACAGGAAGTGGACGGGATCGTAGCTATGGAAAATTCCAACCGCAGTGAATTTATCAGGCAGGCCATGAAGCTGTATGTAGGCGAACGTAAAAAACGTTACATTCGTGAAGCTATGCAGCGTGGATACATGGAAATGGCTAAAATTAACTTGACCATGGCATCCGAAGCCTTTCACGCGGAGGAAGATGCAAACAGCACCTTGGGCCGTACAGTTAGCGGGGTGTAA
- the alr gene encoding alanine racemase translates to MQAQYRSTRAEINLDHLGANYEAFRKALPADKLILVCVKANAYGHGAVEISKELERLGADYLSVAFLDEALELRHAGVQLPILVLGYTPPEAVQTAWEHDISLTVFSEEVLEGIRRLDCQGNERKLKVHIKIDSGMGRLGLLPGEEAMAFVRQAHELEQVLLEGMYTHFARADEEDKSYTLLQYDRLRGVAEALREQGITIPIIHTANSAATIDTPSLSPNMVRIGISIYGLYPSDEVNRQAIELLPVLSLKTAVVYTKTLPPGWGVSYGTRYVTSSEERIGTLPIGYADGYSRMLSGKIEVLIRGRRVPVLGTICMDQCMVSLQSFAEDAEEIQTGEEVVLIGQQSGETIAADELASKLGTIHYEVICMIADRVPRVYTRGHVPVIRVNSLLPTHWN, encoded by the coding sequence TTGCAAGCACAATACAGATCGACCCGGGCCGAAATCAACCTGGATCACCTTGGCGCCAACTATGAAGCTTTTCGTAAGGCATTGCCAGCGGATAAGCTGATACTGGTCTGTGTCAAGGCGAATGCCTACGGACACGGTGCCGTGGAAATTTCAAAGGAATTGGAACGCCTTGGTGCGGATTATTTGAGCGTCGCTTTTCTGGATGAAGCGTTGGAGCTTCGTCATGCGGGGGTTCAGCTACCGATTCTTGTACTCGGCTATACCCCACCGGAAGCTGTACAAACGGCTTGGGAGCATGATATCTCATTGACTGTGTTCAGTGAAGAAGTGCTGGAGGGTATCCGCAGACTGGACTGCCAAGGAAATGAACGCAAGCTGAAGGTGCACATCAAAATAGACAGCGGCATGGGAAGACTGGGTTTGCTGCCTGGAGAAGAGGCTATGGCTTTTGTCCGGCAGGCTCACGAATTAGAGCAGGTGCTGCTGGAAGGCATGTACACCCATTTTGCCCGCGCGGATGAAGAAGACAAAAGCTATACACTGCTACAATATGATCGGCTTCGGGGCGTGGCGGAAGCGCTAAGGGAACAAGGTATCACCATTCCCATTATACATACGGCTAATAGCGCCGCTACCATTGATACCCCTTCTCTTTCCCCCAATATGGTGCGGATTGGTATCAGTATATACGGTCTGTATCCGTCTGATGAGGTTAACCGGCAAGCCATTGAACTGCTGCCTGTATTGTCATTGAAGACGGCGGTGGTTTATACCAAGACGCTTCCTCCCGGCTGGGGAGTTAGCTATGGCACCCGGTATGTGACTTCCAGTGAAGAACGGATCGGTACACTGCCAATCGGCTATGCGGATGGATACTCCCGCATGCTGAGTGGGAAGATCGAAGTGTTGATACGCGGTCGTCGCGTCCCGGTACTCGGCACGATTTGCATGGACCAGTGTATGGTATCCTTACAATCTTTCGCAGAAGATGCGGAAGAAATCCAAACCGGCGAAGAGGTTGTTCTCATCGGTCAGCAGTCCGGCGAAACTATCGCGGCGGATGAGCTGGCATCCAAGCTTGGTACGATCCACTATGAGGTGATCTGCATGATCGCAGACAGGGTACCGCGTGTATACACACGAGGCCATGTTCCTGTTATTCGAGTGAACTCGCTTCTTCCAACCCACTGGAATTAA